The DNA window GATGGCCGCTTTCATTTGTGTTTCCTGGCCGAGGGAAAAACGGCGAATGACGACATCGCTGCTTTCTCCGGTCGCCTGGCGGATGATGTCGATGTTCACCGCCAGTTCAGGTGACAGCGGCTCCTGCGGGACATCCGCCGCTTCGCCGCTATGGTCGGCTCCTTCTTGCTGCACGCCGTCGTTCATCCGATCCTTTTGCCGGCGCATCCCCCACTGAAACAACATGTCCCTCTCCTCCTTGCTCCGTGTCACTTTTATCTTCCATTATAGGCAATCAACCAAAAGTGTATACGAGGGTGCATCATTCCTCCCTAGCCGGAGAACACTAAACGAAAAAGCGGCAGGTGTCTTGCATTGAAAGTCGTATTCCTCTCCCTCGCTTTTATGCTGCTGTTGGGCGGAACAGCGGTAGGGATGGACTTGTTGCTAGGATTAACGTTGCATCAATCGTTTCATAACGTGCTTAATCCGTTTCGCGTGATGGAAACGCCCGAGCTGTTTCTTTTGTTTCTTTTTATCGCCTTTTGGCTGCTTGACTTGCTCACCGTATGGCTTTGGCGGCGGAAAAAGACGGCGTCTTAACCAAAACGGGCAGAGGAGCGCCCTCCTCTGCCCGTTTTGTCTTCATTTATTTTTTGATCAAGTCTTCCCCCACATGCCGCCGTTCGAGCCATTGACGCACATGTGTATAGTTTTCCGCGAGCCCAAAGCCGAATGAATCGCCGTCGCTTTGCAACAGCTCGACGTCCGCGTACCATATGCTCACGGTGCCGATCATGTTTCCGACTGGTTCGTTCCATAAATCTTGTTTCAGCGCGCTGATAAATGATTCAATTTCCTTCGGCTCAGCTAAAACAAGCACTGGCTGCCCTGTATTCAAGTTTCGTATCGTTACTTGGCGGATCGGCGAGTAGCCGTCCGGGTGAAGCAGGAAATGGTATTGCTGTTTATACTCTTTCGACTCCATAATGCGGCGAAAATGCGTCATATACAGTTCGACCGGCACTTCATAGCGGCGGAGGAGGCGCGTGCCGTCTTTGAGCACATAGCCGATCACCACCGGCTGAACGTTGCTGAGACGGGACGGCGACGGTTGATCATGCGCGAGTTGTTCGTGAAACGCCCGCACCGCTTCAATATTTTCCTTCGTGCGAAGAAATTGGTCATATTCTACAAACGAGCGGCCGATCTGCTCCGGGTGTTCAAAGTTCATCGTCGACTGGCCAAAGTACACTTGCTTAATGTCTGCAATTGCCGGCACACGCTGCTCATAGCCAGCAAGATCCACGCGGATGATAAGAGCAAGAACGGTCATCACCGCCGCAAACGCGACATACCCCTTCCAGCGGTGAAATACGCGCCACGTTTTCGCGATGACCATCCGGGCAATCGCGTACCCAAGCAAAGAAAACGTTATATATCCGAAGACTATCCAGCCCCATTGCCCCTGCACTTCTCCAAAATAAAAGCCGCCGACAAGCCAAGAGCAAAATGCAACCCCATACACAAACAGCGGACGGAGCGCCGGAAACGCCAGCGCCTGCCCGGCTGCTTCTGCCGGCCGCCGCTCACACAGCCAAACAGCCAGGCCAAACAAAAGAAGCGCCAACAGTAGCAACAATCCCGCCTCCCCCGCGTTCATCGCCTGATCCATCAACATCGCATAGCGAAGCGGAAGCACCAACCGGTCCAAATCGGTTGATAAATAGTACGTATCCGGAAATCCGGACAATAATAATGATAAATTCGTATAAATCAAAACAAGTATGCCAGCCGGAAAAAAAAGAAAAATATTCATCAGCACCACATGGAGCACCGATTGACCGACGAGAATGCCAACGGCGATGCCAAGGGCGAAGATGAGTGTTTCAATGACCATTGTTTCACCGAGCCAGCGCCATACGTCCGGCGCCCCGATCGGCCACGGGAGGTCAAGCCCATACAAGCAGCCGATAGCGGCCAGTGCCGCAATTAAGAGCGGCACAACTAACATGAGCCAACCGAACACGATTTGGCTTGTGAGCAATTCGGTGCGGCGGATGGGTAAACTATGAATAAAGTCGGCCGACCGTTTGTCATGCATATAGCGAAGCGCGCCAGCAGATGCCAGCACGGGGACAAGCCAGGCGATCAATGTTTCCAACCCATTGGATATATAATACACATTCTTCCACTGTGGTAGATTGCCCACTTTCGGGTCATATTGGGAATACGCGAGCGCGATCGGCAGCACGATCGCCGCCAGCCATAGCAGCCAATGAACGATCGCAATCCAGCCGATTTGACGAAGATTTTGCGTCCACATGGCGCGGTTAGCCGACCACCGTTTCATCGACATAAGCGTCACCCCCCATTTCATACATAAAAATTTCTTCAAGCGACAGCGGCAGCACATCAAGGATGAGGGGATGAAACGCGCGAACCGTCTCCTCTATGCGCCGCTTTTCCCCGCGGACGACAAGGAGGACGATGCTGCCGCGTTCCTCACGGTGCACAATATCGAGGCGCTCCATCAATTCACTCGGAAACCCATCGCGAAAAGCAAGCTGCAACTTATGCATGCCAGCGCGCAGTTCATCCAAGTCGCGCTCGAGCCGCACCACGCCGCGCGCCATCAATCCGACAATGCCGCATAAATCCTCCAGTTCGCGCAAATTGTGTGATGAGATGACAATCGTCATTTCCCGTTCCACCACTTCATCAATCAACAATTGTTTCACATAGCGACGGACGAACGCATCGAGCCCATCGAGCGGCTCATCCATAATGAGCACATCAGGCTGAACGGAAAAGGCGAGCCAAAACGCGGCTTGGCGCTGCATCCCTTTCGAAAACTGCTGGATTTTTTTATCAAGATCCAACGAAAACGCCGCCCGCAATTCCATAAACCGCTCGCGGCTGAACGACGGATACACTTGTTCGTAAAAGTCCGCCATTTGTCGAATCGTCGTATGCGGGAAAAAGTATACGAAGTCCGGCAAAAATAAAATTCGTTGCTTCACGCCGATATTTTCCCATACATCTTCCCCATCGATTGCGATCGTTCCGCGATCTTGGCGGAGAATGCCAGCCATTAGCTTCAACAACGTCGTTTTTCCCGCGCCGTTCGGTCCAAGCAGCCCGTAAATCGATCCTTTCGGCACGGTCATCGTCGCCCCGTTGACAGCGGGAAAACGGTCAAACGTTTTCATCACGCCTATAAGTTGAATCATCGCTCTCCCCCTCTTTCTCCCCTTCTATGATCCATTGCCATAATTGCTCGTTGGTCACTCCTAAAAACCGCGCTTCCTTGACAAGACGGACGAACTGTTCGTAAACGGCAGCGACCGCCTCGGTGTTTGGCTCTTTCGGGCGCGGCGCGACGAAACTGCCTTTTCCCGGGACGGAATAAATCCAGCCATTGCGTTCCAGTTCACGGTATGCTTTTTGAATCGTATTCGGGTTGACCATCAGCTGTTTCGCCATCGCTCTGACCGACGGCAGCTGGTCGTGCGGCCGCCATAATTCGCGGATGACCATTTCTTTCATTTTTTCCATCAGCTGCTCATAAATTGGCTGCCGGCTTCGCAAATCGAGCTCAAACATCTCCCCTCCTCCTCTCATTGTCACAACCGTACTATAACCAATAGTACACACAAAACAGAAGAAACACAAGCACTTTTTCATTCAAATGAAAGTTAAGAAATGCAGCCGATCCAAGAAGGTTGGCGACCGAATGAAAAATGTGCCTCGACAACGTTGTTTTCCTTTGAAACGTCTTATAGAAGACCGTGTTTTTATCACGTTGGATGGTCGATCGAATGGGAATGATGGTTTTTCACTCCTCTTGAGAAGGGCGTGATTTCATAGAAATGGGGTATTCCCCTGAGTGAGAAAGGCATAAAAGCAGCCGTTCTCCGCATTTCGAGGAGGGGCGGTTTTTTAAGAAATCGTTGTTTTCCGCCTCCAACTTCCTCATTAGTCGTCCCGCCACGATCATGATTCTTCCTTCAATCCTTGCTGCTTCGGCATCTTCCCCTCAGACGGTCGATACGTCTGTACAAACAATCCCTTCCCTTCCAACCACTCGGCAATCAATACATCTTGCCATGAAGGGACTCCTTGTTTGCGCAGCTCCGCGGTGAGCCACTGCTCATTTTTCCCAAGCTCCATAAGTTCATCTCGCAACAGCTGGCCGTCGCGAACGAGCGTCACCGGCACATAGACGGGATGAGGCGGCAAGTGGAAATCTTCGCGCGTCGTTTTTTGATGATCCGCTTGTTTCAGCACGCTAATTTCTCCGTCCGCTTCCAAAAAGCAAAACGCCACTTCACGGATCGAAAACGTCTCATGCTTGCGAAGAAGGCTTTGCAGCTGGTTGAGGGTGAGGCGGCTTTTTTTCAATGCCTCGTAATCGATGGCGCCGTTTCGAATAAGCAATGTCGGCTTTCCTTCGCTCCATAGGCGAAAGGAAAGCCACTTTTGGCTCGCATACTCGACCAAAAGCAACATCGCCCCCCAAAGGGTGATCGAATAGATGATGTACCAAAGGTGAATATGGTCGTCATACAGCGCATTGCCAAGCAGCTCGCCAAGCACGATGGCAGCGATAAACGTAAACGGGCTCATTTGGCTGATCAACTTTTTGCCGGCGATTTTGACGACGGCGAACAACAGAATAAAGCCGATGACAAGTTCAAGCGTCAACTGGAGCCATTTCATAGCACGCCCTCCTTACCATGCTGTGAATTTTCGCTCTTCCTTTGTATTGTGCCTCTGACTCCTCAGAAGTTTCGCTATTGGGTTGACGTTTGAAAGAATAAATCCCCCTGCACTGGAAACAATACTTAAAGATAGTCATAGAAAGAAAGGGATTCATAATGAATGGACAGACGCTCAGCGTTCTGCAGGTTTTATGCATGGTCATGCTGTCAGTTGGGCTGATGAATCATGTAATCGTTATCCCCTTTATGCTCGAGGCCGCTCACCGCGATGCATGGATCGCCGCCTTGGGAGCATTGGGGGGGTTGCTCATCTGGCTGCCGCTTCTTTATTTCATCCTCAAACAACTGAACGGCGAGCGGCTGTTTGACTGGCTAAAAAACCGTTTTTCAAGCCCAGTAGCCTATATGGTGGCCGGTGTCAGCACCATATTCTTGCTTCTTCATAGCTTTGTTACATTAAATGA is part of the Geobacillus sp. 46C-IIa genome and encodes:
- a CDS encoding ABC transporter permease, with the protein product MSMKRWSANRAMWTQNLRQIGWIAIVHWLLWLAAIVLPIALAYSQYDPKVGNLPQWKNVYYISNGLETLIAWLVPVLASAGALRYMHDKRSADFIHSLPIRRTELLTSQIVFGWLMLVVPLLIAALAAIGCLYGLDLPWPIGAPDVWRWLGETMVIETLIFALGIAVGILVGQSVLHVVLMNIFLFFPAGILVLIYTNLSLLLSGFPDTYYLSTDLDRLVLPLRYAMLMDQAMNAGEAGLLLLLALLLFGLAVWLCERRPAEAAGQALAFPALRPLFVYGVAFCSWLVGGFYFGEVQGQWGWIVFGYITFSLLGYAIARMVIAKTWRVFHRWKGYVAFAAVMTVLALIIRVDLAGYEQRVPAIADIKQVYFGQSTMNFEHPEQIGRSFVEYDQFLRTKENIEAVRAFHEQLAHDQPSPSRLSNVQPVVIGYVLKDGTRLLRRYEVPVELYMTHFRRIMESKEYKQQYHFLLHPDGYSPIRQVTIRNLNTGQPVLVLAEPKEIESFISALKQDLWNEPVGNMIGTVSIWYADVELLQSDGDSFGFGLAENYTHVRQWLERRHVGEDLIKK
- a CDS encoding ABC transporter ATP-binding protein; translated protein: MIQLIGVMKTFDRFPAVNGATMTVPKGSIYGLLGPNGAGKTTLLKLMAGILRQDRGTIAIDGEDVWENIGVKQRILFLPDFVYFFPHTTIRQMADFYEQVYPSFSRERFMELRAAFSLDLDKKIQQFSKGMQRQAAFWLAFSVQPDVLIMDEPLDGLDAFVRRYVKQLLIDEVVEREMTIVISSHNLRELEDLCGIVGLMARGVVRLERDLDELRAGMHKLQLAFRDGFPSELMERLDIVHREERGSIVLLVVRGEKRRIEETVRAFHPLILDVLPLSLEEIFMYEMGGDAYVDETVVG
- a CDS encoding GntR family transcriptional regulator, with translation MFELDLRSRQPIYEQLMEKMKEMVIRELWRPHDQLPSVRAMAKQLMVNPNTIQKAYRELERNGWIYSVPGKGSFVAPRPKEPNTEAVAAVYEQFVRLVKEARFLGVTNEQLWQWIIEGEKEGESDDSTYRRDENV
- a CDS encoding DUF421 domain-containing protein, which codes for MKWLQLTLELVIGFILLFAVVKIAGKKLISQMSPFTFIAAIVLGELLGNALYDDHIHLWYIIYSITLWGAMLLLVEYASQKWLSFRLWSEGKPTLLIRNGAIDYEALKKSRLTLNQLQSLLRKHETFSIREVAFCFLEADGEISVLKQADHQKTTREDFHLPPHPVYVPVTLVRDGQLLRDELMELGKNEQWLTAELRKQGVPSWQDVLIAEWLEGKGLFVQTYRPSEGKMPKQQGLKEES